The genomic stretch aaaatgtttgaaattatttatttatttattttatttatttgtgaacaataacaaaaaaatcgctaatgaatgaaacgatgatcactgttaAAGTATGAAACTGAGTAACAGTGATCAGGCCCTGATAGATcgataaagaaacaacaattccgacaattccgatatacttacgtTTGgtgtaacgtttaccgttcacgcatcacacgcatcagaatctctcaaaaaggatattttttgccgttttttcACGAGATTCCAATATGAACGAAGACTAGcaagatcgatttatcgcctccgaaaccccctgtatactaaattttatgaaaatcgttggatccgagattccaattatatataaatactagcgtacccagcccgcttcaaCGGGctagatttttctttattttattatattttatttattttatttaaacaataaataaacttacatcattaaattttaaatttaagtctcataatatattaaatcatttatttctcaccgtattcattctcttctttttctcttctcgagcgggtgaagatcataaTCTGTAGAttatgatcttcacccgctcgattatatatatagatagatagatacaagaattgctcgtttaaagatataggATAATATAAGAGATAATAAGATATGTAGAATAGTactagtaagtacctacctacatatattataaGAGCACTGATTTTTTCATGCATAACATAGTTTAATTCATTCAGCCTTGCCCGCCTTGCTTGCTTATCTTGAACGAGAGTCGGTTTTAATGCTGTTTATTTAAGAAAACAGCGGATGATGATGGTAAGAATTTTATTGTGACGCGCCAAGTTTGCATTCAATAAGTTTTCAAGACCAAATAAACAGATTCAGGATataaaatagtacctacctaatttatGGAGATATTTCAGACAAGTTCAGCAAACCCTGTACCTGTTCATAGAAAGTTATAcactaaaattttatatagttaTCGTTAAGGAGTTTCAAATGGAAATCGAGCATCATAATTTACAAATTACTCTCTGTGTCCTTTAACTTCGttgaccgtttttttttaatcttgcgGAAAACTTTCTTGTTCTCGATATAAAAAGTAATCCTATGTCCTTTCCTGGAATTTATTGCCACAGTTTACCATCAGATGTTATAACAGACAAACAAGAGTTACttatttaagaaattgtaatattagtataatatattaaacaatgaCACATCTGCGTGGCAAATTTTACGTACCTAATTTTacgtattaaataaaacacattgcataaatatttcaacataaattacattattaacacATTACATAGCCTGTATGGAAtgagttaatataataaattgtgtaaaaatatattaataaattgtagGAGAATATATCCTTCAAAATTGCTACTATTTGTACGTCCTAGAACAAAATaatgtcaaaattattttaatgctatttttatgcacaactgaaaaatatttgtaagataaacatagatcttttgtgtctgggtgtttatctgtatattataagtaattatttgtattatattcataaaaatattcatcagctatcttagtacccataacacaagctacgcttattatttaattataaaactgaatGGATATCAACTTTAATGTTTTTGCTTTGCTCACCTTTACACAAGTTTAtgatcacttttttttttattgataaagataagttaaattttttaaaagtgatCGTGCTAAAAGAAACATTATACGAGTATAACAActtatcataaaattaaataaaatgtctaagtaataaaaaaaatcaaattacagTACCGACATTGCACaaggtaggtaaataaaacagTCGGTACAATGTTTTCACGTGTATAATCTGGCCATAATAATAAGGGAATCTTTATGTTTATGGATTTTGAATAATCGGAATAAACTACTTTTATTGCTTCTCGCTCTTTAGGCGTAGTCGTGGTTTTTATTGAcacctataaaaataaaaataaacggatAGATAAGCCAACAATAATGGTAGCCCATAAGGTTTAGGTtaaatgtttgatttttttaattaatgtaaaacttTATTGGACTATCAAAAAGGTGTTTAATTTAgaattgaaatattaattaagtgTCGTGTCAACGGATAAAGAATTATTGGTGATATAAAATGTTCATCAGAGGTGTTCTCACCTTTgtgtatgtaaattatttatattattttatttacctaatgTTATGTGAAGTTTATGTGAAGACTACCAACTcttattggagcagcgtagttGGTCTATACTTTAATGGTCTCTCTTCTGTAAAAAACGAGGCCTTTGCCCAATGCCCAAGAGTGGGACGTTGGTAATCTACTGATGATGACTATGATGACGAAGTGAGGTTGgggtagattttaaattaaaagttatcaTCACACTCTTTGTAGGTGTTCAGGTAAGTTTcacagcttaatttgctatcatCCACAAATATAGGTAAATTTGCAGGGTGCAATGACAATGCCAATTTCTACAATCTACATTGTATGGTATACCATACAACATAGATATTCCGAAATGCAttctctatgcacgtttcactccgataCCGTAGCATGCTCAGGATATTACCCATCTCTGTAACCGAAAATTCTCTaggttgaataaataaatatttttattattgtattaaataattatgaccATGATTATGTTGCCTTTACAATGCACAGTTGCTAAGGCGCggagaaatttatttttttgattaacttattatatacacgTATATATTTCATCTAATGATGAAAATGTTGTATGCCAATAAAGTTTCCAATGTTTATTGGCAAGTGAACGGAACAAATTCGTTTCATTTCAAAAGAAAAAGCAATTTATTTGaagttaaatatattacatttagtatagatatattatattttttttatattatctttttatataacatgccgtgggttcgattcccacaactgtacaatatttgtatgatgaacatgaatgtttttcagtgtctgggttttctctatatattataagtaggtatttatttaggtatattattcataaaaaatgttcatcagatatcttagtacttataacacaagctacgcttactttgggactactagatggcgatgtgtgtattgtcgtagtatattaatttatttatttgtattaaagaaTGATAcctataattcaaaattaatataatacatctGGTAAATTCTTAGCTATTCATCTTTTTGACATAAGGGGGGATTCGAAATTTAGAATAACACATCCTCCCAAGACAAACTGTACTCAAGAATAACAGATGGTGTTTTTCGAAGATTATCACTTGAAAATGACTAATGATCCGTCGGATTCCATCCGTCTAATTTCTATATGTTAATCGTACTCAATGCCTCTAACACTAATTTACactatgtttattttacaacaaCCAATACAAAACACGAATCTCATAAAGTAGATTGTGTTCGATAATGATCATTCCTACGTATGAAATAAGACACGATGTTTTTGGAAATGCCAGCATAACATAATTGGTGGCAGAATAGATGTTCATACGTTACACTGTCATCTCAGCTACGTTTGTGACAGGCGATTTAATTTTTCATCCTGATGAGAAGATTGTGTAAACAAAGGGTAAGAGTATTCCCACTATCAAAATACTTGTACCTACTAAGTATTTCGTCTGAATATTAAGCTGAAACTTGACTGCATCtaactttttaatgaattaaagttATCTTAATTCATATTAACGTTGTCACTTAGGTTCTTGTTGGTAGTCAATAGATAGTAcctatacgtttttttttattattgacttgtttattggaataaaaaagcaaaataaaaagcccaaataaataaacacatattataattttttaaattcataaactttttttttgatccTAAACTGTCAAAAATGTTGCATTCAAACCTGTTCCGTAGTATCCGCCTGATTCACGAACAGATAGACATACAAACATTCGAAAGAGGAGAaacttcaaatgttttttttcttcccTCATTAAATTAATGAccaaaaaatattcaatgaacaaaaattttattttattttatttattagggacaACAGACAGTCATGCACAAATATACTTACCAAATATACTTACcaaacatatattaaaaaatagggcTATACAGAAattgaaaaagaaatttaagttattacaaaaataaaaaataattcatcagttaCATTGCAAACAACTACTTACTCGTAATACTTACccacttataatttaaatttttaatggtgTAAAAAAATCGTTCAAATATAGTTTATGCATTCCAAGTATAGGTCTATTTTGATAGTTTATGCATTCCAAGTATAGGTCTATTTTGTGTATATGACAGAAAATCATTGTttagttttgtaatttttttcaataactaAACTCACCTGTgtgtttcataaaatattcttaaattgttattatcttTCGAATTCAGTAAGCTAGCTCGTTAATTTTACGCATTCTAAGACATCCTtcgtcaaaaaataaaaaaaaacaaaaccgttataaaagatgtttatattatgttaaaagaaaaataacttttcCATATAAAGCGGAAGCAGGCCAATTTTTCGTAGCATAAAAGTCGGCTATATTTAAGAATGCATATTGTTTGTGAACGCCCCCGAGTACGGTGTGACACGGTGGGCCATTGCTGTGAAATTTAGGTCCTGTCTGTGAACATAATAATGTAGGAAGATTTGACAACGTATGACAACAAGTACGGAGCTGTTGTAACATCTTCTAAAACGTGTTccaacaaaattattaatggGACGGAAGGGTAGGTTCTATCCTATAGAGAATAATTGCAATACATCAGAACAATTGCAAATCACAAGTTTCGTCCATAATTACTCAGTAATCGACAAACAAAATTCAAACAGTTCTTGTTGCTAGTTAAAACTTATGCCTCTTAAACATggttaaaacattattttaggcCTAAAAGAAAAGCTAAGTGGCTTAGACAACAGGGCAAAAAAGAGGGTTATGCTGGGATTATCCGTGACATAGCTCAACTACTTAAAAACTTGCATTGGCAATGGGCGGTAAACGTAGCTCAAAGGACTGATGCATGTATGTATTGTGCTCACAAAGTGGTGGAGCTGCGACTCCACACCTGGAGACGTTAGGATACTAGGCTCTCAAAAAAGGTGGACAAGTGATATCCATACAGTCGCAGGGCGTTGCGGGTCCTACCTGGATAACTCAGAATAGCTTAGTCTTTGGATATGATCTTCCATTTTCACTAAAGCAATGACAAATTATCAGTTAATGCTACAATAACTCAATTAGTTAGCTTGTAAGGTATCTAAATGGAACACAATAAGTTGTTAAGCGTAGGCCTTATGAAACAAGGTGAaaactttagaattttttgtatattcttcTGAAAATATAACTATCAAACACGAACTCTcaatcattttgataatatcttctAAACTGCTCACTCTAAAAACAAAGATGAAGAGGCTACTTCATTCGGCCATTCCCTATCTTCAATCTATTGTGGTACCCATCGATTAGGTTAATTGTCCGTTTTACAGTCACGTGATTCGATTAAAAGATCAAAGCTTGTTGTACATTTGATAACGTGAAGACTTGTCGCCAGCTGACAAAAATAATGACTCGGAATAAACGTTTCAACCTAGACTCGGCCAGGCAAAATGGATTAGGCTCGGCTATTGGTTATATCTTGCTTTCATTTATCAATATAACTAGCAATTTGGCGCAGTTAGAATCCcagcttaattttataaaaaagggTATAAAAAGTTAAGAAATCTAGCGCTAAGATCCCCTGTAGACTTAAAAACGGTGTgatagtttttctaaaaatcgATTGAGTCCTTTAGGCCACAATACCCTAGACTCTACCATATAAAAAGCTTATAAATTAAGCTTCCATCGAGGATATAGAATATATGTTTTGGAATCGAGACAAAAGTTAATACTACATTTGTAGTACATTATTGTTAACATCACATACAGTttcgattataattattatcttagtcCTGATacgatttataatatttgactttCAATACGTTAGTTCGAGCTACTCGACGGCATTTACCCACGCAGGTTCAGCACTTGACAAGGACTAATCGAGGCTTCTTTATGCTGCGAAaaaactgaaccgattttaacgaAACTTATAACGAAAGTTAGGTAGAAGGTATCTTTTAAAGGTGTGTAAAAGAAACTGTAGGATAACCAAAAAGTAAAAGAAAGCTTAAAGTTACAAGTCAGATAACTGCCagaaaataacattataaacagATTGCTAAAAATACAAATCGTTACatagaaaagaaaatacaatACTGTCCCAACTCCCAACACGAATAGAATATGTTAGTGACAACTCAATTTGTGATATatcaaaaatatcaataaaggGAAAATAAAGTGAGATTTCCAtgttagatattattatttcatatggATGTAGGCCACGTCCGCTCCTACTACCTTAGCGTAAAAGTTAGTATGTTCGACTACGGGCCGCAGGGTACATTCCTCAGTTACCGTCTTAAAGCGAAGATTTTTAACCAAAAAACTCGACTTTGCACACTGTCGCAACTAGGTCATATCATCCTCGCatacatattatgtacctacatacgtATACAAAACAAATACGTACATTAGTAAATACTTAGACTTTTGAAAACCCTTTCGAAGTCGATTGAAACATAAGTTGAGCTGATATTGAACAACACTCCAAAAATGCAAATCTTAAGAACTTAGATAACGCTTAGAGCCGATGAGCACACTGGAAGAAGATGAATTTGTAAAGCAAAAATACTTGCTAAACATTTTTTTGctgttaaattaataagttCCGGGCTTCTGTCTTTTctatcatataaaaataataaaaagagggAACCTAACCTTAACCTTGGAACAATAAGAAAAAGCATAAACCATTGTaaagttaaagtttatttttacttctaatattaatattattacagtccactttctttataaatttttttttgttttaatatgtgCTTGCGTTCGCGCGATGACTGCTCGCAAACGAAAGTTTGCGAAGAGAATGCTTCGGGTGAGAAGGTACCGTCCATTAAGCGATTTCCATCGACGCCCCCGAAAGGAGCACGTTAACTTAAGAAGCATGTGGTGTCCCAGAAAACTATTTTGCAAGGCTTTTATCTCATTTTCACCCGAAGTAGAAAGTTTGGTGAAGTTTTTCAACACAACAGGTGTTCGAGATGTTGCATTATTAGCACCTTTTTTTAAAGGCTCATAGTAAGTATCATACGTTATTCTTTTCCTAAGTTGTCAGCCTTAAAGTACTGCCAAGTTTGTGCATatcatgaaattttaattataattatctttGTAACGACGTCTCATATGAGTAAAGTCCGTAAATGGAGATTGGCTTAAAGTGCAAACACGGGAAAATTTCTTGAGAGAAATGTTTACAGTcatttgcttttttaataagCACTAGGGAGGAAAACCTCTAATTTTATTGGAGCTTAAATAAATGCGATACTTTAAAAGGTGCACCAGGTACaccgaaaataaatataacggaACTAAATGTTACAGTGGAGTTTACTGTAAGCTGCCATGAATGAATAAAGGGTCAGTAGGTCTATTATGCACCCCTGCCGATATGGATAATTATGAAATCTATGAGATAAAGTTTTCTTAGACGCCGGGCGGGTGGCGGCGCGGCGGGGCGTCAGGCGTCGCGGGGCGGAGCCAAGAGCCCACAAAGCGCCGCTCAGTCGGTGGGCAGCCGCCATTCGCGACATACGCCTGCTGCTACCGTGTGAAAGGCTGACATGCCACGCGACTCGCGATGTCGTTCCTACCGCGTGAATATTTATGACGCGATCACCCACTTTGCTTCATTATAAATGGCACTGCCGACCTCAATGCCTCATCGCTACTCGCATACGACCATAAAATGCCAATAAAACGAACTATCGTGAATAGACTTGAGCTCCGAAAATTTAACTTTCTAGTGTATGTGTTGTTCTGCTGCTATGTCGTCGAGAGGAGCACCGCGGCTGAAATGCCGCACGAGTGCGCCTATCGTACGTCTGAGACGGAAACGTCGGAAGACGCTGTGCTTTTCTGCAAAATCCGAACAATAAGCAGTTTGGATcatcttttacaaaatattagcCGGACACATTTCGACGATGTAATTTCTTTACACGTTCAATGCAGTGAAATTTTGTTCTTTGAAAGCACGCTTGCAGCACAAACTGAAAAGAGCTCCGGTAAACATTCGACCCTAGGCAAGCTACGAGATCTTGTCATTGACAAATGCAAGATACGTCAGATACCGGCACGTGCATTTGAGAATTTTAAGGATTTAAAATCTTTACACGTGACTACGCACAATAGTGAATGGTCTGCAATGACTATGGAGTTGCATGAACATGCTTTTACGGGACTAAGTGAGTTAATCGAGTTAGATTTAAGTGACAATAATATTTGGAGTACTAAAACGGACACGTTTTGCTCATTGTACAGtttgaaaactttaaatatgaCCCGAAATCatttgcaaaatataaaaactataggATTTTCAGATTCAGCGCGGGAGCAAAACTTAAGTGTGAAAAGTTGTAATTTAGTATTAGAAGCACTTGATATGTCTTATAACGACTTGATTGTGATAACTGAAAATAGTTTGTCGAAATTACGTTCTCTGTCGAAATTGTTCCTACAAAACAATGCAATATCTACTCTTGAGGGTGGTGCCTTTGAAGGTCTTATAAGTTTGCAAGTATTAAATCTGTCTAGCAACTTTATGAACACTATTCCACCTGATATTTATTCCGATACGAAATTTTTAAAAGAGATTATACTCAGTAATAATACAATAACGGTTTTACCTCCAGGACTTTTCCAGGGCTTGGAACAACTACAAGTATTAGATCTTTCTAATAACGAATTAACTAGTCAGTGGATTAATAAAGGTACATTCGCAGGATTATTACGTAtggtaatattaaatatttcatacaaCAGACTTTCAAAGATAGACCGTTTTATGTTCCAAGATTTATACAGTTTGCAAAAACTAAACTTAGAGCATAACGAAATATCGATTATCGATGAGCACGCTTTCGAACAACTTCGAAACTTACATTCTCttacactttcaaataacaaACTTGTACACGTTCATACAAACATATTCACAGACTTGCATGTCTTACACGATCTATTTTtagataataacaaaattaaacacatagacGAATATGCTTTTGAAAACATGACTGCAATTGAAGATTTAGGTCTTAACGATAACTTGTTACCAACAATACCAACTTCAATTCGTAAATTAAGATCCCTCAGATCACTGGATATCGGAAACAACAATATAACCCATTTGAATCGAGAAAACTTTCACGGTCTTACAGATCTTTTTGGCTTACGTCTCGTAGATAACAAAGTTACTCATTTAAATGAAGATACTTTTGAACATTTGCCTCATTTACAAATACTTAATTTAgcatctaataaaataaaactcgtcTCAACGGGCTGTTTTCGTAAAAATGTTAACTTACAATTATTACGCATGGATGGAAATGATATTACAACGTTTGATGGAATATTTTCTTCATTGAATAGTTTGGTGTGGTTAAATATGTCCGCCAATAGAATttcatcttttaattttaacagtTTTCCTGGAAGTTTGGAATGGTTAGATTTACATATGAATTTTATTGATAACATATATTACGTAAATGAATTGAactctaatattaatattaagttattagACTTAAGCTACAACAACATAACTCAGCTAACCGTTTCTTCTATACCCAAAtcaatagaaaaactttatttaaataacaataatatacaacACATACAAGTTGGTACTTTCTCTAAAATACAAAAGCTGTcaattgttacattaaataataacaaaatagtaCAACTTGACATGAACGCATTCAGGTTAGATCAAATAGATGAAGATAGCGATTTACCAGAGTTCTTTATAAGTGGAAACCCATTTGTTTGTGACTGCTCAATGGAATGGATTCAGCGGA from Pararge aegeria chromosome 15, ilParAegt1.1, whole genome shotgun sequence encodes the following:
- the LOC120630079 gene encoding toll-like receptor 6, which gives rise to MPIKRTIVNRLELRKFNFLVYVLFCCYVVERSTAAEMPHECAYRTSETETSEDAVLFCKIRTISSLDHLLQNISRTHFDDVISLHVQCSEILFFESTLAAQTEKSSGKHSTLGKLRDLVIDKCKIRQIPARAFENFKDLKSLHVTTHNSEWSAMTMELHEHAFTGLSELIELDLSDNNIWSTKTDTFCSLYSLKTLNMTRNHLQNIKTIGFSDSAREQNLSVKSCNLVLEALDMSYNDLIVITENSLSKLRSLSKLFLQNNAISTLEGGAFEGLISLQVLNLSSNFMNTIPPDIYSDTKFLKEIILSNNTITVLPPGLFQGLEQLQVLDLSNNELTSQWINKGTFAGLLRMVILNISYNRLSKIDRFMFQDLYSLQKLNLEHNEISIIDEHAFEQLRNLHSLTLSNNKLVHVHTNIFTDLHVLHDLFLDNNKIKHIDEYAFENMTAIEDLGLNDNLLPTIPTSIRKLRSLRSLDIGNNNITHLNRENFHGLTDLFGLRLVDNKVTHLNEDTFEHLPHLQILNLASNKIKLVSTGCFRKNVNLQLLRMDGNDITTFDGIFSSLNSLVWLNMSANRISSFNFNSFPGSLEWLDLHMNFIDNIYYVNELNSNINIKLLDLSYNNITQLTVSSIPKSIEKLYLNNNNIQHIQVGTFSKIQKLSIVTLNNNKIVQLDMNAFRLDQIDEDSDLPEFFISGNPFVCDCSMEWIQRINYLSHSRQYPRVLDLDKAFCSLVHSRAKEKKMIIDMSPSDFLCPYESHCFALCHCCDFVACDCEMICPNNCKCYHDITWNANVVDCSNAGYTEVPDRIPMDATEIYLDGNDISNLGNHVFIGKKKLQVLYLNNTKLKEVNNQTFKGVDSLRVLHLEGNKLVELKGDEFVHLNNLNELYLDHNAIVHVANNTFSALKSLSVLRIDDNKLVNFFPWKLLASSSKSLAHVSIEGNQYSCDCKSIAELDTWLRKDPGDPEKMLCTDTEGKSTKITIASVLSHCKEYLGSKHDPTVSKNEIVSKSLFLPDNYFAVICGIIIIIVIICLVGAIFYAFRYDVSDWLYTNYGVPLFKEQSCPNVDHVLEGNSNHMYEYYVICNTKDTQFIYHNIMSEIEFRKMSSKKFTINESSLNILTLDSFSKSSKLSKRLLIVLTTNFICNDLCDFHFKNMFYSYLKSLNRSDMNKIIFVKIVDNNQINDELCFVLDKFKNISWNDPRFWDKFIALLNSTDTIITVKSTERNVFKKSLRQTPTLRYTTMPVTNDSCSKKTFSNSLQYCKRNDGETSQNESSPSSDNTYGEGNNSNNSYMSIDNRTCPRFNYDLRLSPSSGHVYSRVEDISPTVPRSIANTTAKGRTYFV